One Nesterenkonia populi DNA window includes the following coding sequences:
- the nucS gene encoding endonuclease NucS, translating to MRLVIATCSVTYAGRLNAHLPLATRLLMIKADGAVLVHSDGGSYKPLNWMSPPAALRISEPAGDEADAGIAEVWTVSAEKSDDTLSILIQEIHHDSSHELGTDPGLVKDGVEADLQRLLAAQMTRLGNGYSLIRREHVTPIGPVDILAKGPDGTVAVELKRRGDIDGVEQLTRYLDLLNRDPLLAPVTGVLAAQQIKPQARTLAEDRGIRCVVLDYEDMKGEQAGEPRLF from the coding sequence GTGCGTCTCGTCATTGCCACCTGCTCCGTCACCTACGCCGGTCGTCTCAATGCGCACCTGCCGCTGGCCACACGCCTGCTGATGATCAAGGCCGACGGCGCAGTCCTGGTCCACTCCGACGGCGGCTCCTACAAGCCCTTGAACTGGATGTCGCCGCCGGCCGCCCTTCGGATCAGCGAGCCCGCCGGCGACGAGGCCGACGCCGGTATCGCCGAAGTGTGGACAGTCAGCGCAGAGAAGTCCGATGACACGCTCAGCATCCTCATCCAAGAGATCCACCACGACTCCTCCCACGAGCTGGGAACCGACCCTGGCCTCGTCAAGGACGGTGTGGAGGCAGACCTCCAACGGCTTCTGGCAGCGCAGATGACCCGCCTCGGCAACGGGTACAGCCTGATCCGCCGCGAGCACGTCACACCTATCGGCCCTGTCGACATCCTCGCCAAGGGACCGGACGGAACCGTGGCTGTCGAGCTGAAGCGGCGCGGCGACATCGATGGTGTCGAGCAGCTCACCCGCTACCTGGACCTGCTCAACCGGGACCCCCTGCTCGCCCCCGTGACGGGAGTGCTGGCAGCCCAGCAGATCAAGCCGCAGGCGCGCACGCTCGCCGAGGACCGGGGAATCCGGTGCGTCGTACTGGACTACGAGGACATGAAGGGCGAACAGGCTGGGGAGCCCCGGCTGTTCTGA
- a CDS encoding F0F1 ATP synthase subunit epsilon — translation MAELDVQIVASDHAVWQGKANEITARTVEGAVGILPGHTPMLALLGEGEVVIKSVESGTVKAHASGGFFSVDDDDKVTIVADDADLTTEA, via the coding sequence ATGGCTGAGCTCGACGTCCAGATCGTGGCCAGCGACCACGCCGTGTGGCAGGGGAAGGCCAACGAGATCACCGCACGCACCGTCGAAGGTGCGGTGGGAATCCTCCCCGGGCACACCCCGATGCTTGCGCTGCTCGGCGAGGGCGAAGTGGTCATCAAGTCGGTCGAATCGGGCACGGTGAAGGCCCACGCCAGCGGCGGCTTCTTCTCCGTGGATGATGACGACAAAGTCACCATCGTCGCCGACGACGCAGACCTCACCACCGAAGCCTGA
- the holA gene encoding DNA polymerase III subunit delta yields the protein MPPRSAARGSSSKSSGVSFRSAEPAPLVLLRGSEDYLAARALDRIKQGLREQHAELEYTRLDVSDAAAGELPALASPSLFGEPRLILAEDLARTSDAFLTDALSYLEQPADEEVTLVLRHTGGNRGKKLLDALAQRAVVVDCAPVKSDSDKLDFLRQEFRAARRTIHPDAARALVAAAGGTLSDLGSASQQLLRDVSGDITAEHVDKYFGGRVEASAFKVADAAFEGRGEAAVRLYRHAVATGVSPIAVTAALARKGRQVAALVDHRGRPDQLASALGAAPWQLKQSAEVARGWTPRAAAQAVEAVAAADAEAKGAARTPEYSVERAVAAIAAAAGR from the coding sequence ATGCCGCCGCGCAGCGCTGCCAGGGGCAGCTCCTCGAAGTCCAGCGGAGTCAGTTTCCGGTCAGCGGAGCCGGCTCCGCTGGTGCTGCTCCGAGGCTCCGAGGATTACCTCGCCGCCCGTGCCCTGGACCGCATCAAGCAGGGCCTGCGTGAGCAGCATGCCGAACTCGAGTACACGCGCCTGGACGTATCCGACGCTGCTGCGGGCGAGCTCCCCGCCCTGGCTTCGCCCTCCCTCTTCGGCGAGCCCCGGCTGATCCTGGCCGAGGACCTTGCCCGGACCAGCGACGCCTTCCTCACTGATGCACTGTCCTACCTGGAGCAGCCCGCCGATGAGGAGGTCACCCTGGTGCTGCGGCACACTGGGGGCAACCGGGGCAAGAAGCTTCTCGATGCACTGGCCCAGCGCGCCGTCGTCGTGGACTGTGCTCCCGTGAAGTCGGACAGCGACAAGCTGGACTTTCTGCGCCAGGAGTTCCGGGCCGCGCGCCGCACCATCCACCCCGATGCCGCCCGCGCCCTGGTCGCCGCCGCCGGCGGAACGCTGTCCGACCTCGGCTCAGCCTCACAGCAGCTGCTGCGCGACGTCTCCGGGGACATCACCGCCGAGCACGTGGACAAGTACTTCGGCGGCCGCGTGGAGGCCAGCGCCTTCAAAGTTGCCGACGCCGCGTTCGAGGGCCGGGGCGAGGCAGCGGTCCGGCTCTACCGGCACGCTGTCGCCACCGGCGTCTCGCCCATCGCTGTCACTGCCGCCCTCGCGCGCAAGGGCCGGCAGGTCGCGGCTCTGGTGGACCACCGAGGGCGGCCGGACCAGCTCGCCTCGGCCCTCGGGGCGGCACCTTGGCAGCTGAAGCAGTCCGCAGAGGTCGCCCGCGGGTGGACCCCGCGGGCCGCGGCTCAGGCCGTGGAGGCCGTTGCGGCCGCCGATGCCGAGGCCAAAGGTGCTGCCCGGACCCCCGAGTACTCCGTGGAGCGAGCCGTTGCGGCCATCGCGGCCGCGGCCGGACGCTGA
- the lepA gene encoding translation elongation factor 4: MSPKASSPLAPAKTDPAAIRNFCIIAHIDHGKSTLADRMLQLTGVVEPRQMKAQYLDRMDIERDRGITIKSQAVRMPWEHDGGTYAFHMIDTPGHVDFSYEVSRSLAACEGAILLVDAAQGIEAQTLANLYLAMEHELAIIPVLNKIDLPAAMPDKYAEELAHLIGCEPDEVLRVSGKTGEGVEDLLDKLVEEVPAPVGDADAPARAMIFDSVYDTYRGVVTFVRVVDGRLSHREKIKMMSTGATHELLELGVSQPEPEAAAGLSVGEVGYLITGVKDVRQSKVGDTVTAAKAPAADIIGGYQEPRPMVYSGLFPIDGSDFPVLREALEKLQLNDAALNFEPEVSAALGFGFRVGFLGLLHLEITRQRLEAEYNLDLISTAPNVIYEVLDEGGERHHVTNPSEFPEGKVDEIREPIVDATVIVPAEFIGPVMELCQERRGQMQGMDYLSEDRVEIRYRMPLAEIVFDFFDLLKSRTKGYASLNWQAAGDQASDLVKVDILLQGDQVDAFSAITHRDHAYSYGVKMASKLKDLIPRQQFEVPIQAAIGSRIIARENIRAIRKDVLSKCYGGDISRKRKLLEKQKEGKKRMKMVGTVEVPQEAFIAALSSDEDAGKEKAGKK, translated from the coding sequence GTGTCACCCAAGGCCAGCTCCCCACTGGCGCCTGCCAAGACCGATCCGGCGGCGATCCGCAACTTCTGCATCATCGCCCACATCGACCACGGCAAGTCCACCCTGGCCGATCGCATGCTCCAGCTCACCGGGGTGGTCGAGCCTCGCCAGATGAAGGCCCAGTACCTCGACCGGATGGACATCGAGCGTGACCGCGGCATCACCATCAAGTCCCAGGCCGTCCGGATGCCCTGGGAGCACGACGGAGGCACCTACGCCTTCCACATGATCGACACCCCCGGCCACGTCGACTTCTCCTACGAGGTCTCCCGCTCCCTGGCCGCCTGCGAGGGAGCGATCCTGCTGGTGGACGCCGCCCAGGGCATCGAGGCCCAGACCCTGGCGAACCTCTACCTGGCCATGGAGCACGAGCTCGCCATCATCCCCGTGCTCAACAAGATCGACCTGCCGGCCGCCATGCCGGACAAGTACGCTGAGGAGCTCGCGCACCTGATCGGCTGCGAGCCCGATGAGGTGCTGCGGGTCTCCGGCAAGACCGGTGAGGGGGTTGAGGACCTGCTGGACAAGCTCGTCGAGGAAGTTCCGGCCCCCGTGGGCGACGCCGATGCTCCGGCTCGCGCGATGATCTTCGACTCCGTCTATGACACCTACCGCGGAGTGGTGACCTTTGTGCGGGTGGTGGACGGAAGGCTCTCCCACCGCGAGAAGATCAAGATGATGTCGACGGGCGCCACGCATGAGCTGCTGGAGCTCGGCGTCTCACAGCCCGAGCCTGAAGCCGCCGCCGGCCTCAGCGTCGGGGAGGTGGGCTATCTCATCACCGGAGTGAAAGACGTCCGCCAGTCCAAAGTCGGCGACACCGTCACGGCTGCCAAGGCTCCCGCCGCAGACATCATCGGCGGCTATCAGGAGCCCCGGCCCATGGTCTACTCCGGGCTGTTCCCCATCGACGGCTCAGACTTCCCGGTGCTGCGTGAGGCCCTGGAGAAGCTGCAGCTCAACGATGCCGCGCTGAACTTCGAGCCCGAGGTCTCCGCGGCGCTGGGCTTCGGCTTCCGCGTGGGCTTCCTGGGCCTGCTGCACCTGGAGATCACCCGGCAGCGCCTCGAGGCTGAGTACAATCTCGACCTCATCTCCACCGCCCCCAACGTCATCTACGAGGTGCTCGACGAAGGGGGTGAGCGCCACCACGTCACCAACCCCTCCGAATTCCCCGAGGGCAAGGTGGATGAGATCCGTGAGCCCATCGTCGACGCCACGGTCATTGTGCCCGCCGAGTTCATCGGCCCCGTCATGGAGCTGTGCCAGGAGCGGCGCGGCCAGATGCAGGGCATGGACTATCTCTCCGAGGACCGGGTGGAGATCCGCTACCGCATGCCCCTTGCAGAGATCGTCTTCGACTTCTTCGACCTGCTGAAGTCTCGGACCAAGGGCTACGCATCGCTGAACTGGCAGGCAGCGGGCGACCAGGCCTCGGACCTGGTCAAGGTGGACATTCTGCTCCAGGGCGACCAGGTGGACGCCTTCTCCGCCATCACTCACCGGGACCATGCCTACAGCTACGGCGTGAAGATGGCCTCCAAGCTGAAGGACCTGATTCCGCGCCAGCAGTTCGAGGTGCCCATCCAGGCGGCCATAGGCAGCCGGATCATTGCTCGTGAGAACATCCGTGCCATCCGCAAGGACGTGCTCTCCAAATGCTACGGCGGCGACATCAGCCGTAAGCGCAAACTGCTGGAGAAGCAGAAGGAGGGTAAGAAGCGCATGAAGATGGTCGGCACCGTGGAGGTCCCGCAGGAGGCGTTCATCGCCGCGCTGAGCTCCGACGAGGATGCCGGCAAGGAGAAGGCGGGCAAGAAGTAG
- the rpsT gene encoding 30S ribosomal protein S20, whose protein sequence is MANIKSQKKRILTNEKARQRNQGVKSELKTAVKKVRNAVAAGDKDAAAAAHSQAARKLDKAVSKGVIHKNQAANRKSGLAAQVNSL, encoded by the coding sequence ATGGCAAACATCAAGTCTCAGAAGAAGCGCATTCTCACCAATGAGAAGGCCCGCCAGCGCAACCAGGGCGTGAAGTCGGAGCTGAAGACCGCCGTGAAGAAGGTCCGCAACGCTGTCGCCGCCGGCGACAAGGACGCCGCAGCGGCCGCTCACAGCCAAGCCGCCCGCAAGCTGGACAAAGCCGTCTCCAAGGGCGTCATCCACAAGAACCAGGCCGCCAACCGCAAGTCCGGCCTGGCTGCTCAGGTGAACTCCCTCTGA
- a CDS encoding tetratricopeptide repeat protein, protein MTNQPAGPAGASVNARGAVDLSALSGQQAPAQQQPAAQRSADGGPGRDSWAIAVQPQELQQVLQLSSQAPVLVLIHGEDPTSQQFRDALTRAVDSKAGRAVLATIDAAANPQLAQQAGQLPVVTAFLGGQPMGEFDSSAPAEQLPQVVDQILQMATQNGITGTVPAQSRQSDGEEGQEQELPPLHQKAHEALEQGDLDGAVSAYEQALKDSPGDEDAKLGIAQVKLMQRTQDADLAAVRQQAADQPDSAEAQTAVADMDVLGGHVEDAFARLIRFIQTHPGEERETARKHLVELYSIVGDDDPRVAKSRRDLARALF, encoded by the coding sequence ATGACGAACCAGCCCGCCGGCCCAGCCGGAGCCAGTGTGAACGCCAGGGGAGCGGTGGATCTCTCCGCCCTCTCCGGGCAGCAGGCCCCCGCACAGCAGCAGCCCGCAGCTCAGCGGTCCGCAGACGGCGGCCCCGGCCGCGACTCATGGGCCATCGCGGTGCAGCCTCAGGAGCTTCAGCAGGTGCTGCAGCTCTCCTCACAGGCCCCGGTGCTGGTCCTCATCCATGGTGAGGACCCCACCTCTCAGCAGTTCCGCGACGCGCTGACCCGGGCGGTCGACTCCAAGGCGGGCCGGGCCGTGCTCGCGACCATCGACGCCGCCGCCAACCCGCAGCTTGCCCAGCAGGCTGGCCAGCTGCCAGTGGTGACTGCGTTCCTGGGCGGGCAGCCGATGGGCGAATTCGACTCCAGCGCTCCAGCGGAGCAGCTGCCGCAGGTGGTGGACCAGATCCTGCAGATGGCCACCCAGAACGGCATCACGGGAACGGTTCCCGCCCAGTCGCGCCAGAGCGACGGCGAGGAGGGGCAGGAGCAGGAGCTCCCCCCGCTGCACCAGAAGGCCCACGAAGCTCTGGAGCAGGGCGACCTCGACGGCGCCGTCTCCGCTTACGAGCAGGCGCTGAAGGATAGCCCCGGCGACGAGGACGCCAAACTCGGCATTGCGCAGGTGAAGCTCATGCAGCGCACCCAGGACGCAGACCTCGCGGCCGTCCGCCAGCAGGCCGCAGACCAGCCCGACAGCGCCGAGGCCCAGACCGCGGTGGCTGACATGGACGTGCTCGGCGGTCACGTGGAGGACGCCTTCGCCCGCCTCATCCGCTTCATCCAGACCCACCCGGGGGAGGAGCGGGAGACCGCACGAAAGCACCTGGTGGAGCTCTACAGCATCGTCGGCGACGATGACCCGCGCGTCGCCAAGTCGCGCCGCGACCTGGCGCGCGCGCTGTTCTAG